A genome region from Ralstonia solanacearum K60 includes the following:
- a CDS encoding methylated-DNA--[protein]-cysteine S-methyltransferase — MIAMLRHTFACPLGDLLLIATDTHLTGAFFTGQKTIPAHAHQLRTDADAAILRETRAQFEAYFAGRLGVFDLPMAPAGTPFQHDVWRQLCAIPFGERCTYGQITARLGLAREHARAVGTAIGRNPIAIAIPCHRVVGADGALTGYAGGLPRKAALLRLEGHPAQVGARLPMPADPRQAALALAPA, encoded by the coding sequence ATGATCGCCATGCTCCGACACACCTTCGCCTGCCCGCTCGGTGACCTGCTGCTGATCGCCACCGACACTCACCTGACCGGCGCGTTCTTCACCGGACAGAAGACGATCCCGGCCCATGCGCATCAGTTGCGCACGGACGCCGACGCCGCCATCCTCCGAGAAACCCGAGCGCAATTCGAGGCCTACTTCGCCGGCCGGCTGGGCGTGTTCGACCTGCCGATGGCGCCCGCCGGCACGCCGTTCCAGCACGACGTTTGGCGGCAACTGTGCGCGATCCCCTTCGGCGAGCGCTGCACCTACGGCCAGATCACGGCACGGCTCGGACTCGCCCGCGAGCATGCGCGCGCGGTCGGCACGGCCATCGGGCGCAACCCGATCGCGATCGCCATTCCGTGCCATCGCGTGGTGGGCGCGGACGGCGCGCTGACCGGCTATGCCGGCGGTCTGCCGCGCAAGGCGGCACTGCTGCGGCTGGAAGGCCATCCGGCACAGGTCGGCGCGCGGCTGCCGATGCCGGCCGATCCGCGCCAGGCCGCGCTGGCGCTCGCGCCTGCATGA